Part of the Paenarthrobacter sp. JL.01a genome is shown below.
CCAAGGATGGTGTGGCAGGCCGCGCAGACGCCGCAGCCTCGCTGGGTGACGTCGTCCTGTTCGCAGTTCAGTGCGGCCGCAAAGGCTTTGGCCGCGTTGGAGCGTCCGGAGCCCGGGGGACCGGTGAAGAGCCACGCATGGGTGAGGCCCGACTCGCCCTGCGCCGCCTGCTTCAGCTGCGCGACAACGGGAGCCTGCCCCTGGAGGTCGTCCCAGACGCTCACGGGCGGAGGCCGGGAACTCGGTCACCCAACAGCGACTCCACCCGCTCCAGGATCCGGGCGGCGAGTGCCTCGATGTCATCGCCGGCAGGCAGGACCAGGTAGCTCGAGGGCGCGGCCCCGGCCAGGTCCAGGAAAGCATGGCGGATGGCTGAGTGGAATTCGTCCGGCTCGGATTCAAGCCGGTCCTCGGCAGCGTCCCCGGCCGTGCGGCGCTGGCGGCCGTCGGCGGGATCGACGTCGAGCAAAACGGTCAGGTGCGGATGGAGCCCTTCGGTGGCCCATTCATTAAGGGACAAGACACCGTCGGCACCCAGGCCGCGGCCGGCACCTTGGTAGGCGACAGAGGAATCGATGTAGCGGTCCGTAATGACCACCGTCCCGTTGGCCAAGGCAGGACGGATGACCTGGTGGGCGTGGGCGGCGCGGGCAGCGGCGAACATCAGGGCCTCGGTACGGGCATCGATGGTCCCATGACCATGGTCCAGCACCAGGGAGCGCAGCTTCTCGCCGATCGGGGTGCCACCCGGTTCGCGGGTCCGCAGGACGGATAGGCCCCGGGATTCGAGGGCATCGGACAGCCGGGCGGCCTGTGTGGACTTGCCCGCTCCGTCCCCGCCTTCGAACGCGATGAAAAGACCTGTGCTCTGAATACTCACGCGTCTAGCCTACCGAGCTTCCCTGACAGCAAAGGCGCGTAATGCCTTTCATCCACAGCATCGCCCGCGACTACGCTGAAACCATGAGCCTTTCCGATCAGCACGCCGCCGAATTGTCGCCTGAAACCGTTGTGGTTGCTGCCGGTCGTCCGGATCGATCCCACGATGAACCGGTGAATCCGCCCATCGTCCTGTCCTCCACATACTTCGGTACAGGCAGCCTGGGCGACGGCGACAGAGGCTACGGCCGCTATGCGAACCCCACCTGGGACCCCTTCGAGGACGCGCTGGCAAAACTGGAAGGCGCCACGCTCCCGGGCCTGCTGTACGCATCAGGCCTTGCCGCGGTCAGTTCAGCGCTCTCACTGGTGCCGGCAGGGGGCGTCGTGGTGATGCCCACCCACAGCTACGCGGGCTCCTTGGTGATGGCCACGGAACTGGCAGAGAAGGGCTTCCTTGAACTCCGTACCGTGGACATCACGGACACTGAAGCGGTCAAGGCCCTGATCAGCCCGGAACACG
Proteins encoded:
- the tmk gene encoding dTMP kinase, producing the protein MSIQSTGLFIAFEGGDGAGKSTQAARLSDALESRGLSVLRTREPGGTPIGEKLRSLVLDHGHGTIDARTEALMFAAARAAHAHQVIRPALANGTVVITDRYIDSSVAYQGAGRGLGADGVLSLNEWATEGLHPHLTVLLDVDPADGRQRRTAGDAAEDRLESEPDEFHSAIRHAFLDLAGAAPSSYLVLPAGDDIEALAARILERVESLLGDRVPGLRP